A DNA window from Acetilactobacillus jinshanensis contains the following coding sequences:
- a CDS encoding MFS transporter: protein MNRQPTTKDLTEIFSIALVSFVGILMTTGVNVNFPMLVNYFKVPLSSVQWFSTGAMIVSAITMICSAYADQRFNDRTVFFVATGSLLLSLIICTFATNYWLFLFGRLLDGVSIGSCTPLMFNVIPKLVPKSKIGFYMALGATVVATGPSLGPTYGGFINTYFNWRMIFVVVIPVILVVMLIGFYAIVNHLPIHHNLSLDWKGLALITVAFSVIAIGLNSLSQASVWTWIMFIIGIIALVWFVKHGHQEKAILHTRVFSNHRFTLAVITYFLIQLTNIGLSGLLIPNFSQVALGVTALVSGLILLPGNIFRIISMPFGGAMLDHYGPRLPIYIGLSLMAGYFLVMTVIAKSLGPGTILFAYIVYNLGQAICFSNVLTSGLQTLPIKQRGDGNAIFNAVQIYGGAVGTCLLSLIISLAGTFNPAATKVHAMFIGGQWCFGVLFALVIIALIMIHASFKKAQD from the coding sequence TTGAATCGACAACCGACAACTAAAGATCTAACTGAAATCTTCAGCATTGCACTGGTTTCGTTTGTCGGGATCTTGATGACCACCGGAGTGAACGTTAACTTTCCGATGTTAGTTAATTACTTTAAAGTCCCATTATCGAGTGTGCAATGGTTCTCGACCGGAGCTATGATTGTTTCCGCAATCACGATGATCTGTTCAGCATATGCTGATCAGCGTTTTAATGACCGGACCGTTTTTTTCGTTGCGACCGGATCGTTATTATTAAGTCTAATTATATGTACGTTTGCGACTAATTACTGGCTGTTTCTGTTTGGTCGCCTTCTTGACGGTGTCAGCATTGGTAGTTGTACACCTTTGATGTTCAACGTGATCCCGAAGCTGGTGCCGAAATCCAAGATTGGCTTCTACATGGCGTTAGGGGCAACCGTGGTTGCGACCGGACCATCGTTAGGGCCAACTTATGGTGGCTTCATCAATACATATTTTAACTGGCGAATGATTTTCGTCGTTGTAATTCCAGTTATTCTGGTGGTAATGCTGATTGGTTTTTACGCAATCGTTAATCACCTGCCGATTCATCATAACCTGTCGCTAGATTGGAAAGGCTTGGCCTTGATTACCGTCGCTTTCAGCGTGATCGCGATCGGGTTAAATTCATTAAGTCAAGCGTCAGTTTGGACCTGGATCATGTTCATCATTGGGATTATCGCATTAGTATGGTTCGTTAAGCATGGTCATCAGGAAAAGGCTATTTTACATACTCGAGTTTTCAGTAACCATCGTTTTACGTTAGCCGTCATCACGTATTTCCTGATTCAGTTAACCAACATTGGCTTGTCGGGACTCTTGATCCCAAACTTCTCACAGGTTGCGTTAGGGGTTACCGCTTTGGTCTCCGGATTGATCCTGCTGCCAGGGAACATTTTTCGCATCATCAGTATGCCGTTCGGTGGTGCCATGCTGGATCATTACGGTCCTAGACTACCGATTTACATTGGTTTAAGTCTGATGGCAGGGTACTTCCTCGTAATGACGGTGATTGCGAAGTCATTAGGCCCAGGAACAATCCTATTTGCGTATATCGTCTATAACCTCGGTCAGGCAATCTGCTTTAGTAACGTTTTGACGAGTGGCCTGCAGACCTTACCGATTAAGCAACGGGGTGACGGTAACGCCATCTTTAACGCCGTTCAGATTTATGGTGGTGCCGTTGGGACCTGCTTACTATCGTTAATCATTTCGTTAGCTGGAACGTTTAATCCAGCAGCGACCAAAGTTCACGCCATGTTCATTGGGGGCCAGTGGTGCTTCGGTGTTCTGTTTGCCTTAGTGATCATTGCTTTGATTATGATCCACGCTAGTTTTAAAAAAGCGCAAGATTAA
- a CDS encoding ROK family protein — MLFGSIEAGGTKFVCAVGNEKYQILDSVHIPTTTPKETLGRCIKYFKKFKNLDAMGIASFGPIEIRRNAPKYGYITDTPKPHWANTNFLGTMKKALHIPMFWTTDVNGSAYGEYITSIMRHRPLSTLVYYTIGTGVGGGIVYKGHFIGYMGHTELGHVRLKRAKNDTTVDGKPFKGICPYHGDCLEGLVSGPTFEKRCGKPGPTVPLSDPAWDIMAYYTAQAAVQATLFIRPQRIIFGGGVVSEPFLKMVRKHFKKLFNNYLDVGDLNDYITMPQCPHNGSATVGDFALALRQYYKENIVKVD, encoded by the coding sequence ATGCTCTTTGGTAGCATTGAAGCCGGCGGAACTAAGTTTGTATGTGCAGTTGGTAATGAAAAATATCAGATTTTAGACAGTGTTCATATTCCAACTACAACACCTAAAGAAACGTTAGGTCGTTGCATCAAGTATTTTAAGAAGTTTAAGAATTTAGATGCTATGGGAATTGCATCCTTCGGACCAATCGAAATCCGTAGAAACGCTCCTAAGTATGGTTATATTACAGATACCCCAAAGCCACATTGGGCAAACACTAATTTCTTAGGAACGATGAAGAAAGCACTTCATATTCCAATGTTCTGGACCACTGATGTTAATGGTTCTGCATATGGTGAATACATCACCTCAATTATGAGACATCGTCCGCTAAGTACCTTGGTTTACTATACCATCGGTACTGGTGTTGGTGGTGGTATCGTATATAAAGGCCACTTCATCGGATACATGGGTCATACTGAATTAGGCCATGTTCGTTTAAAGCGTGCTAAGAACGATACTACTGTTGATGGCAAACCATTCAAAGGAATTTGCCCATACCATGGTGACTGTTTAGAAGGTCTAGTATCTGGTCCTACATTTGAAAAACGTTGTGGCAAACCAGGTCCGACAGTTCCATTAAGCGATCCTGCATGGGACATCATGGCTTACTACACAGCACAAGCTGCTGTTCAAGCTACGTTATTCATTCGTCCACAGCGCATCATCTTCGGTGGTGGTGTTGTTAGTGAACCATTCTTAAAGATGGTACGTAAACACTTTAAGAAGTTATTCAACAACTACTTAGACGTTGGTGACTTAAATGATTACATCACCATGCCACAGTGCCCACACAATGGTTCTGCTACAGTTGGTGACTTTGCATTAGCACTTCGTCAGTACTACAAAGAAAACATCGTTAAGGTCGACTAA
- a CDS encoding glucose-6-phosphate isomerase, with amino-acid sequence MTAVSFNNVGLKKYVKPSELKEIEPMIDTAESELMNGTGVGSEMRQWLDLPKNYDRKEFEAIKQAAKKIRSDSKILVVIGIGGSYLGARMAIDFLHDSFFNYMPDSRRKDPQVIFAGNSLSASYVHSLIDMIGDRDFSVNVVSKSGTTTEPTIAFRIFRKLLVKKYGAKEAADRIYVSTDAKHGALRQEVKAKGYHSYVIPDGIGGRYSVLCPVGLLPIAVSGVDIDKLMGGAAQAESDLTSHKKIADNDALKYAAYRNILYRKGYTNEIFESYEPNMRYLAEWWKQLAGETEGKDNKGIYPTSACLSTDLHSLGQYIQQGMRNLMETVVKVENAPYNETVPSEKSNLDELGYLQGHTMNFANKKALQAVVIAHTNGGVPDMIVDIKDQTPFTLGYLIYYFEFAIAVSGYLNGINPFNQPGVEDYKNNMFALLGKPGYENLRKEIEAHKND; translated from the coding sequence ATGACCGCAGTTTCTTTCAATAACGTTGGCTTAAAGAAATACGTTAAGCCAAGTGAATTAAAGGAAATCGAACCAATGATTGACACCGCCGAAAGTGAATTAATGAACGGTACTGGTGTTGGCAGTGAAATGCGTCAGTGGCTCGACTTACCAAAGAATTATGACCGTAAAGAATTTGAAGCAATTAAACAAGCTGCTAAAAAGATTCGCAGCGACTCCAAGATCTTAGTTGTCATTGGTATCGGTGGTTCCTACTTAGGTGCCCGTATGGCGATTGATTTCTTACATGATAGCTTCTTCAACTACATGCCTGACAGTCGTCGTAAAGATCCACAAGTAATCTTTGCCGGGAATTCATTAAGTGCATCATATGTTCATAGTTTAATCGACATGATCGGTGACCGTGACTTCTCAGTTAACGTTGTATCCAAGTCAGGTACGACTACTGAACCAACCATTGCATTCCGCATCTTCCGTAAGTTATTAGTTAAGAAGTACGGTGCAAAGGAAGCCGCAGACCGGATCTACGTATCAACCGATGCTAAACACGGTGCACTTCGTCAAGAAGTTAAAGCCAAGGGTTACCATTCTTACGTAATTCCTGATGGCATTGGTGGCCGTTACTCAGTACTTTGCCCAGTAGGTCTCTTACCAATCGCCGTATCCGGTGTTGATATCGACAAGTTAATGGGTGGCGCTGCTCAAGCTGAAAGCGACTTAACCAGCCACAAGAAGATTGCTGATAACGATGCATTAAAGTACGCTGCTTACCGTAACATCCTTTACCGTAAGGGCTACACCAACGAAATCTTCGAAAGCTACGAACCAAACATGCGTTACTTAGCTGAATGGTGGAAACAATTAGCTGGTGAAACCGAAGGTAAGGACAACAAAGGTATTTACCCAACATCAGCATGCTTAAGCACTGACTTACATTCATTAGGCCAGTACATCCAGCAAGGAATGCGTAACTTAATGGAAACCGTTGTAAAGGTTGAAAACGCACCATACAACGAAACCGTTCCAAGCGAAAAGAGTAACTTAGATGAATTGGGCTACTTACAAGGCCACACCATGAACTTTGCCAACAAGAAAGCTCTTCAGGCTGTTGTAATTGCTCATACCAATGGTGGTGTTCCGGACATGATCGTTGACATTAAAGATCAGACACCATTTACCTTAGGTTACCTGATCTACTACTTCGAATTCGCCATCGCCGTTTCCGGTTACTTGAATGGTATCAATCCATTTAACCAGCCAGGTGTTGAAGACTACAAGAACAACATGTTTGCTCTATTAGGTAAACCTGGATACGAAAACTTACGTAAAGAAATCGAAGCACACAAAAACGACTAA
- a CDS encoding ROK family protein, whose translation MLLGSLEARDKNLTCAVGDGHGKILDKIEVPRTTPQKSFKEVITYFRHFTNLKALGISSFGPIELRSYSPKYGYITDTSRKGWKNTNVVGTMKHYLNNIPMSWTTDVNSSAYGEYIHSVLDNHPIRSLAYVTIGKGVGVGIVNQGQFIGDQGNPEIGHIIPKRNPKDMTFKGVCPYQGDCLEGLVSSKAFEARFHKSFKEISMFCPIWDIVAYYIAQCAVQATLFIRPQQIIFGGAIMNPIELRKIKVQFKKLLNNYVPVGNLDKYIQMPDLSSSKLAIIGNLSLAKKHYYAESPI comes from the coding sequence ATGCTTTTAGGTAGTTTAGAAGCTCGTGATAAGAACTTGACCTGTGCGGTCGGTGATGGTCACGGTAAGATCTTGGATAAGATCGAAGTTCCGCGCACTACGCCACAGAAGTCCTTTAAAGAAGTAATCACTTACTTCCGTCACTTCACGAACTTAAAGGCTTTGGGAATCTCATCATTCGGTCCAATCGAGCTTCGAAGTTATTCACCTAAGTATGGTTACATTACTGATACGTCACGAAAGGGATGGAAGAACACCAACGTTGTTGGGACGATGAAGCATTATCTCAATAACATTCCGATGTCCTGGACAACTGACGTCAACAGCTCTGCCTATGGTGAATATATTCACTCGGTTCTAGACAATCACCCGATTCGTTCATTGGCTTACGTCACGATTGGTAAAGGTGTCGGAGTTGGTATCGTTAACCAAGGTCAATTCATTGGTGACCAAGGCAACCCCGAAATTGGCCATATCATTCCAAAGCGTAACCCAAAGGACATGACATTCAAGGGTGTCTGCCCATACCAGGGTGACTGTCTTGAAGGACTGGTTTCCAGCAAAGCATTTGAAGCTCGTTTCCACAAGAGCTTTAAGGAAATCTCAATGTTTTGCCCAATCTGGGATATCGTAGCTTATTACATTGCACAATGTGCTGTTCAGGCTACGTTATTCATCCGTCCACAGCAGATAATCTTCGGCGGTGCCATTATGAACCCAATTGAACTTCGCAAGATCAAAGTGCAATTCAAGAAACTATTAAACAACTACGTTCCAGTTGGGAATTTAGACAAGTACATTCAGATGCCAGATCTTTCCAGCAGCAAGTTAGCGATTATCGGTAACCTGTCACTGGCTAAGAAGCATTATTATGCTGAATCACCGATCTAG
- a CDS encoding zinc-dependent alcohol dehydrogenase family protein — MKALVLTGVKQLKVEDIPVPKTKDNEVLIHSYYAGICGTDFGLYNGLPGSAPAVPPIVLGHEAAGVVAKVGKNVKGFKKGDRVTMDPNCYCGHCRYCHIGIPEMCDNLSAVGVTRNGGLEQYFTAPATNVYHVPANVPLKDAATTEPVSCALHGVKLIHTSPYQRALVIGDGFEGLLFCQILKAYGVRSVTLVGRHDDKLAEEKKAVGADRVINATKEKIPAKYDVTVDAVGLPQTQEAAVNATVKGAQVILFGVGKPNQHFSMNTYKVYQKELTVHGSFINPNAFVDSLALLSTGKVKVAPIVKNVLKLDEVADVLGGKDKRVGKCVVSTK, encoded by the coding sequence ATGAAGGCATTAGTATTAACAGGCGTAAAGCAGTTAAAAGTTGAAGATATTCCAGTTCCGAAAACTAAGGACAACGAAGTATTAATTCATTCATACTACGCTGGTATTTGTGGTACTGACTTTGGTTTATACAATGGACTTCCGGGTTCAGCTCCAGCTGTTCCACCAATCGTATTAGGACATGAAGCTGCCGGTGTTGTTGCCAAAGTTGGTAAGAACGTTAAAGGCTTCAAGAAGGGTGACCGTGTAACAATGGATCCTAACTGTTACTGTGGTCACTGCCGTTACTGCCACATTGGTATCCCTGAAATGTGTGATAACTTATCAGCCGTTGGTGTTACCCGTAACGGTGGTTTAGAACAGTACTTCACTGCTCCAGCTACTAACGTATACCACGTTCCAGCTAACGTTCCGTTAAAGGATGCTGCTACGACTGAACCAGTATCATGTGCTTTACATGGTGTTAAGTTAATTCATACATCACCATACCAACGTGCATTAGTAATTGGTGATGGTTTCGAAGGCTTACTCTTCTGCCAGATCTTAAAGGCTTACGGTGTTCGTTCAGTTACCTTAGTTGGTCGTCATGACGACAAGTTAGCTGAAGAAAAGAAAGCCGTTGGCGCTGACCGCGTAATCAACGCAACCAAGGAAAAGATCCCTGCTAAGTACGATGTAACCGTTGATGCCGTTGGTTTACCACAGACTCAAGAAGCTGCCGTAAACGCAACCGTTAAAGGTGCACAGGTAATTCTATTTGGTGTCGGCAAACCAAACCAGCACTTCTCCATGAATACCTACAAGGTATATCAGAAAGAATTAACTGTTCATGGCTCATTTATCAACCCTAACGCATTCGTTGACTCCTTAGCATTACTTTCAACTGGTAAAGTTAAGGTTGCACCTATCGTTAAGAACGTTCTTAAGTTGGACGAAGTCGCCGACGTTCTTGGTGGTAAAGACAAGCGTGTTGGTAAGTGTGTTGTAAGCACTAAATAA
- a CDS encoding helix-turn-helix domain-containing protein, which yields MDEDLLMLLKNKAIPNSENREYCKRNLHPVLKLGSATVYKAGPINFDIYDADQPDIKIFMQPQDTYIPLHYCDQVEIKIPLAGSCDVQTVNESLHLKPGNLMVCGRHMIHQTNHVDDHALVLNLLISNSLFSLNELDTIWNQQSQVSNELYRLLTDSNPHDNNYILFNFHHYQDIIGTVMKIVRCHRKMGVEAFQMMHLWIMMLLVQLVNDCAKSKSTVKTNRSAPGSLLTILLYIERHYATVTLGSMAMHLRVNPNYLSSYLKNHTGLSFIKLLHLQRINVAARYLTQTKLPIDQIAYRVGYEDPSYFYKVFHNLLKMSPNQYRIRHRNRRAMPTH from the coding sequence ATGGATGAAGATTTGTTAATGCTATTAAAGAATAAAGCGATTCCTAATAGTGAGAATCGTGAATACTGTAAACGGAATTTGCATCCGGTGTTAAAACTAGGATCCGCCACTGTATATAAAGCTGGCCCGATCAATTTTGATATCTATGATGCTGACCAGCCGGATATCAAAATATTCATGCAGCCACAGGATACATACATTCCGCTTCATTACTGTGATCAGGTGGAAATCAAGATTCCGCTAGCCGGAAGCTGTGATGTCCAAACTGTTAACGAGTCACTTCACTTAAAACCGGGGAACCTCATGGTGTGTGGACGCCATATGATCCATCAGACCAACCACGTTGATGATCATGCCTTAGTTCTGAACTTATTGATTTCAAATTCACTCTTTTCCTTAAACGAATTAGATACGATTTGGAATCAACAAAGCCAGGTCTCGAATGAATTATACAGATTACTGACTGACAGTAATCCGCATGATAATAATTACATACTGTTCAATTTTCATCATTATCAAGACATCATTGGAACGGTTATGAAGATCGTTCGTTGCCACCGCAAGATGGGCGTCGAAGCCTTTCAGATGATGCACCTCTGGATTATGATGCTGCTAGTTCAGTTGGTTAATGACTGTGCCAAGAGTAAATCGACAGTCAAAACTAACCGAAGCGCACCGGGTTCATTACTAACGATCCTGCTTTATATCGAACGTCATTACGCTACGGTAACGTTAGGATCGATGGCAATGCACCTGCGGGTAAATCCGAACTACCTGTCATCATATCTAAAGAATCACACTGGGTTATCGTTCATTAAATTGCTGCATTTGCAGCGGATTAACGTGGCAGCTCGATACTTAACTCAGACCAAGCTGCCAATTGATCAAATTGCCTATCGTGTGGGCTACGAAGATCCGTCCTATTTCTACAAGGTCTTTCATAACTTACTGAAGATGTCACCGAATCAATATCGTATTCGGCATCGCAATCGGCGGGCAATGCCGACCCATTGA
- a CDS encoding VOC family protein: protein MLSKYFTGIQHVGVPANNLDQTIKFYKSLGFKVAGKFKNGSSNCAFMKYGTLMIETWDGDPCANKDGAINHMAVNCTDVKDAFKEAKAEGYHMLDDHIESIPSYWNNGIKFFKIQGPNHEAIEFCQIM, encoded by the coding sequence ATGTTAAGTAAGTACTTTACTGGTATTCAGCATGTTGGTGTTCCTGCAAACAACTTAGACCAGACCATCAAGTTCTACAAATCATTAGGTTTCAAAGTAGCCGGCAAATTTAAGAACGGCTCAAGTAACTGTGCTTTCATGAAGTACGGTACCTTAATGATCGAAACCTGGGATGGCGATCCTTGTGCTAACAAAGATGGTGCTATTAACCACATGGCCGTTAACTGTACCGATGTTAAAGATGCCTTCAAAGAAGCTAAAGCTGAAGGTTACCACATGTTAGATGACCATATTGAATCCATTCCTAGTTACTGGAACAACGGTATCAAATTCTTCAAGATCCAAGGTCCTAACCACGAAGCCATCGAATTCTGCCAGATTATGTAA
- a CDS encoding HIT family protein, whose product MKYNSKCPFCTKPNDEIIVQNHYAKAFFDTKPANPGHVLVVPKEHVRTIFNCSAIQILAIRKLVLKVKHFLDKNFHPGGYQIGMNCYPVGGQSVLHAHVHIIPRYRGQKRRQIFPTDKSKLWKNADEYNNPDVWKNGNTVKEAWQKEFKVMDKLRAKGEKVTYMSHYFHTFR is encoded by the coding sequence ATGAAATATAATTCTAAATGTCCGTTCTGCACTAAGCCCAACGATGAAATTATCGTCCAGAACCACTACGCCAAAGCGTTCTTTGATACTAAACCTGCTAATCCAGGCCATGTTCTGGTGGTTCCCAAGGAACACGTCCGGACGATCTTTAACTGTTCAGCAATTCAGATCTTAGCCATCCGTAAACTAGTTCTAAAAGTTAAGCACTTCTTGGACAAGAACTTTCACCCCGGTGGCTACCAGATCGGCATGAATTGTTACCCGGTCGGTGGCCAATCTGTTCTGCACGCTCACGTGCACATCATCCCGCGTTACCGGGGCCAGAAGCGTCGTCAGATCTTCCCAACTGATAAATCTAAACTATGGAAAAACGCTGATGAGTATAATAACCCTGACGTCTGGAAAAATGGCAACACGGTTAAAGAAGCCTGGCAAAAAGAATTCAAGGTCATGGATAAACTTCGTGCTAAGGGAGAAAAAGTTACCTACATGTCCCATTACTTCCATACTTTTCGTTAG
- a CDS encoding DHH family phosphoesterase, with amino-acid sequence MTTEQTIQKIIKAIQSYSTIILHRHTDPDPDAYGSQMGLGEIIKHTFPGKHVYCVGKDDLGLSWLGKTDKIKDDVYKDALVIVTDTANRPRVDDQRYNRGKMLIKIDHHPDVDHYGKLSWVKPEASSASEMIYDICAASHGKLKMNDKAAELLYAGIIGDTGRFMFPCTTSHTFNVVAKLAQYKFSMNQVNQNECVVSLPIERLYGDLQEHMPVFDNGTAYYIITQKMMKKYHVNDNEFISKNLPGNVKGIVAWAVFTEQSDGSFKVSLRSHKPSIDHLAAKYNGGGHPLASGAKVANMDQVKSVIKDLKQLVQKYQDSKK; translated from the coding sequence ATGACTACTGAACAAACCATTCAAAAAATTATTAAAGCAATTCAAAGCTATTCAACGATTATCTTACACCGCCATACTGACCCTGACCCGGATGCATACGGTTCGCAGATGGGCCTCGGAGAGATTATTAAGCATACGTTTCCCGGAAAGCATGTGTACTGCGTTGGAAAAGATGATCTAGGCCTGAGCTGGTTAGGTAAGACCGACAAGATTAAGGATGACGTCTATAAAGACGCATTAGTTATCGTTACCGATACGGCTAACCGGCCACGGGTTGACGATCAACGCTATAACCGGGGTAAGATGCTGATCAAGATTGACCACCATCCAGATGTTGACCACTACGGAAAGCTTTCTTGGGTAAAGCCTGAAGCATCCAGTGCTTCTGAAATGATTTATGACATCTGTGCGGCGTCTCACGGTAAGTTAAAGATGAACGATAAAGCTGCTGAATTACTGTACGCCGGCATCATCGGTGATACTGGCCGCTTTATGTTTCCGTGTACCACTAGTCACACCTTTAACGTGGTCGCTAAATTAGCCCAGTATAAATTCTCTATGAACCAGGTCAACCAGAACGAATGTGTCGTCAGTTTACCGATTGAACGGCTTTACGGTGATTTGCAGGAACATATGCCGGTCTTCGATAACGGGACGGCTTATTACATCATTACTCAAAAGATGATGAAGAAGTATCACGTTAACGATAATGAATTCATCTCCAAGAATTTGCCTGGTAACGTAAAGGGAATTGTCGCCTGGGCCGTCTTTACCGAACAGAGTGACGGTAGTTTTAAGGTCAGTCTACGTTCTCATAAACCTTCAATTGATCATTTAGCCGCTAAGTACAACGGTGGTGGTCATCCGTTAGCCAGTGGTGCTAAAGTTGCTAATATGGATCAGGTTAAATCCGTAATTAAAGATTTGAAACAGTTAGTCCAAAAGTATCAAGACAGTAAGAAATAG
- a CDS encoding CAP domain-containing protein: MHRIFEELVVLGLILCFGFTTNACSASRVHSYHYRVSRGISRKSPQKRSHKVSVTERNCYELYKQAIADVNRDRRHYKLPNLSVNQRLSYVGNVRSHQIQTHFSHYSRKHHIECQYLINRNHIRCHYFGENLASSPIGSVNTLAVGQCVTNLRPCAANYAPKNGYQLANAFNNASMYHDADDYDGHRDNILSRNFRQIGIGTSYDHHDQNYYIAMEFVG; the protein is encoded by the coding sequence TTGCATCGTATATTTGAAGAATTAGTTGTATTGGGCTTAATTTTATGCTTTGGATTTACGACTAACGCATGTTCAGCTAGTCGAGTTCATAGTTACCACTATCGAGTCAGTCGTGGAATCAGTCGCAAATCACCCCAAAAGCGGAGCCATAAAGTCAGTGTAACTGAACGGAACTGCTACGAACTTTATAAGCAAGCCATCGCTGACGTTAATCGGGACCGTCGACATTATAAGTTACCCAATTTAAGTGTGAATCAACGCTTATCCTATGTCGGTAACGTCCGCAGCCATCAGATCCAGACCCATTTTTCACACTATAGCCGGAAGCACCATATCGAATGCCAGTATTTAATCAACCGCAATCACATCAGGTGTCATTATTTTGGTGAAAATCTTGCGAGCAGCCCAATCGGTTCAGTTAACACCTTAGCGGTTGGTCAATGCGTAACCAATCTAAGACCGTGTGCTGCAAACTATGCACCTAAAAATGGCTATCAATTAGCAAATGCCTTTAATAACGCATCCATGTATCATGATGCTGATGATTACGATGGTCACCGTGACAACATCCTATCAAGAAATTTCCGGCAGATCGGAATTGGCACTTCCTATGATCATCATGATCAGAATTACTACATCGCCATGGAGTTCGTTGGTTAA
- a CDS encoding Cof-type HAD-IIB family hydrolase — MNQLRKNNVLPVISTGRNTSMIKSIIKVTGIQTLICNNGGYLQYQGKPLNTIAIPTPVLENLVNMASKYHNALDFQDPYQIVLSQANALTTDFYAHRITLNPPVNKKFYQSHPIVFVHVFTHKEDGHDLDYINHFKGQLHILRNNPYTLDVTKVGVSKKLGIQILLKKLHLQNIPTYAFGDGANDIEMLDQVDYGIAMGNGVKACKDNASFVTDTDDRDGIAKGLKHYHLI; from the coding sequence TTGAATCAGTTACGTAAAAATAACGTTTTACCCGTTATTTCCACCGGTCGAAACACATCGATGATTAAATCAATCATCAAAGTGACCGGCATTCAAACTTTAATCTGTAATAATGGTGGATATCTTCAATACCAGGGCAAACCATTAAATACGATCGCAATTCCTACACCTGTATTGGAGAACTTAGTTAACATGGCGTCAAAGTATCATAATGCTTTAGATTTTCAGGATCCATACCAAATCGTTCTTAGCCAAGCTAATGCATTAACAACTGACTTTTATGCACACCGAATTACTCTGAATCCCCCGGTCAACAAGAAATTTTACCAAAGTCATCCCATTGTTTTCGTCCACGTATTCACACATAAAGAGGATGGCCACGACTTAGATTACATTAATCATTTCAAAGGTCAGTTACACATCTTAAGAAATAATCCTTATACGCTTGACGTTACTAAAGTCGGCGTCAGTAAGAAGCTTGGAATCCAAATCTTGCTAAAGAAATTACACCTACAGAATATCCCCACCTACGCCTTTGGTGATGGTGCCAATGACATTGAGATGCTTGATCAGGTTGATTATGGTATTGCCATGGGTAACGGAGTGAAAGCATGTAAAGACAATGCATCCTTCGTAACGGATACCGATGATCGAGATGGGATTGCGAAAGGATTAAAGCATTATCATTTAATCTAA